From Caretta caretta isolate rCarCar2 chromosome 9, rCarCar1.hap1, whole genome shotgun sequence, one genomic window encodes:
- the GPR148 gene encoding putative G-protein coupled receptor 148, which translates to MNFLACVSAKILNATLREIDSNRTLDLDEPSTYMLQEWIISPPYIDMKMFLIPPVVCLVAAILVIPSILFVIFSSFSIRQETRYLLLGNTLLCDLMYLIFYTLSAVLNGENLTLPKYACVLLLFLLAVTYCGGLLTAAAMVLDIFLAILFPLRYVAILPPSRTKKLIILIWLSSGVFPGIIYLVLMVTQKPTPCPMNTCSVPIILVMTLNGDDAVKLCYVLSVAVLFLCLALIHGCYIILYLKTRQSGIWESIFSRASVTFLMHHTILFFYFSPLLALVVETLLYINAVIGLRTGIWMSLTICNVLIVLPKALLPYLYGLRYREISSSLKFIFRMKRLSLVSPVASP; encoded by the coding sequence ATGAACTTCTTAGCCTGCGTCTCTGCAAAGATTCTGAATGCAACCCTGAGGGAGATTGATTCCAACAGGACCTTGGATTTGGATGAGCCTTCCACATACATGTTGCAAGAATGGATTATCTCCCCTCCATATATAGACATGAAAATGTTCCTGATCCCACCAGTTGTCTGCCTTGTGGCAGCCATCCTGGTAATTCCCTCCATCTTGTTTGTGATTTTCTCCAGCTTCAGCATCCGCCAGGAAACAAGGTACCTGCTGCTGGGGAATACTTTACTTTGTGATCTGATGTACCTAATCTTCTACACCCTCTCCGCCGTTCTCAATGGCGAGAACCTTACACTCCCCAAGTATGCTTGTGTGCTTCTGTTGTTTTTGCTGGCGGTGACTTACTGCGGGGGATTGCTCACAGCTGCTGCCATGGTACTGGATATATTTTTGGCCATTTTGTTTCCTTTGCGCTACGTTGCCATTTTGCCGCCTTCACGAACGAAAAAACTGATCATACTCATATGGCTCTCTTCTGGGGTTTTCCCAGGGATCATCTACTTGGTGCTGATGGTGACTCAAAAGCCCACACCGTGTCCCATGAACACATGCTCTGTGCCAATAATACTGGTCATGACTCTGAATGGAGACGATGCTGTGAAGCTCTGTTATGTGCTTTCAGTTGCTGTCCTCTTTCTCTGCTTGGCTTTAATACATGGTTGTTATATTATCCTGTATCTTAAAACAAGACAATCGGGCATATGGGAAAGCATTTTCTCTAGAGCTAGCGTGACATTCTTGATGCATCACACTATATTATTCTTTTACTTCTCTCCACTTCTGGCCCTTGTGGTGGAAACATTACTTTACATCAATGCTGTCATTGGACTACGGACAGGAATATGGATGTCTCTAACAATCTGCAATGTCCTGATTGTTCTGCCAAAAGCTTTGTTGCCTTATCTATATGGGCTTCGATATAGGGAGATATCGTCCTCTCTGAAattcattttcagaatgaagCGCCTTAGTCTTGTGTCACCTGTTGCATCGCCATAA